From Archaeoglobus neptunius, one genomic window encodes:
- a CDS encoding DUF555 domain-containing protein: MDIGTNTVRRAKKRGNIYVVRVIIPWIVRNARTPKDAVNIAIHEVGKRLSDKRLEVCRVSCTCGRGLDAVLFTPGMSMVCVETSVKVVALNESEAGKVAKAIVGKKLRDVPLSIGEVITG; this comes from the coding sequence ATGGATATTGGTACCAATACTGTTAGGAGAGCTAAGAAGAGAGGGAACATATACGTCGTCAGGGTCATAATTCCGTGGATAGTCCGAAATGCTCGTACGCCGAAAGACGCAGTTAACATCGCAATTCACGAGGTCGGAAAGAGGTTGAGCGACAAAAGGTTGGAGGTGTGCAGGGTTAGTTGCACCTGTGGGAGGGGTCTCGACGCCGTGCTCTTCACCCCCGGAATGTCGATGGTGTGTGTCGAAACATCCGTTAAGGTCGTTGCACTTAACGAGAGCGAGGCAGGTAAAGTCGCCAAAGCAATCGTCGGGAAGAAGTTGAGGGATGTTCCCCTCAGTATTGGCGAAGTGATCACTGGGTGA